DNA sequence from the Pseudomonadota bacterium genome:
GGGGCTTTGGACTCCGCGGGTTTCAGGCAGATACCGATCGACAGGATCGTGCCCAACCGCCTCCAGCCGCGCACGGTCTTCGACGAGGAGAGGCTCAGGGAGCTGGCCGACTCGATCGGGGAGCAGGGCATCCTTCAGCCGCTGGCGGTTAGCCCGCTGCCGGACGGCCGCTACGAGCTCATCGCAGGCGAACGCAGGCTGCGCGCCTCGCGCATGGCTGGCCTCGAGAAGGTGCCGGCGGTCGTGAAGCAGGTCGACAACGAGGGGATGCTCGCGCTCTCGATCATAGAGAACATACAGCGCGAGGATTTGAACCCGATCGAGGAGGCGCACGCCTATCGGGAGCTGATGGAGCTCTTCAAGTACACGCAGGATGACGTGGCGAAGAAGGTCGGCAGGTCGAGGGCCGCGGTCGCAAACAGCGTGAGGCTGCTTGCGCTCCCGCAGCTCATACAGGAGGACGTGGCCAACGGGCGCTACTCGGCCGGCCACGCCAGGGCGATACTGGCGGTCGAGAAGATCCACGACAGGCTCAAGCTCAGGGAGCGGATACTGCGCGACACCCCCACGGTCCGCGACGTGGAAAAGATGGTGCAGTCTTACGCCTCGGGTGATAATAGACGCAGGCGCAGGAAGGCCCAGCTCTCGCCGCAGTTGGCGGAGATCGCCGACAACCTGAAGCAGTTCCTCGGGACGAAGGTCCAGATCTCCACCAGCGGGGTTGGCGGCAGGATCACGATAGACTACTATTCGCCGCAGGACCTTGACAGGATATACACGACCATAGCGTGCAGCAGGGAAGCGGCCGCTGCGTGCGAGGCATAAACCGAAACATCAACCGAGGGGGAATCCAATGGCACGGAACAACAGGGACGCAAACCAGATCAACGGCCTCATTGATCGCGGATGCAGCGTTGAGGGGAAACTCGCCTTCGACGGCACGGTCCAGATCAACGGCGATTTCACGGGGGAGATACTCTCGGACGGCACCCTGATAGTCGGCCCGGAGGCGAAGATCTCGGCCAGGATACAGATCGACACGATCATAATCGAGGGCAGCGTTCAGGGGACCGTTGAGGCGAAGCAGAAGGTCGAGCTCAGGCGCGGCGCGAACCTCACGGGAGACATCGAGGCGCCGGCGCTGGTGGTCGAGGAGGGAGCTGTCTTCCAGGGGCGCAGCCAGATGCTGCTCGGCGCCTCGACCCAGGTCCGGGCCGCCGGCGAGATGCCTGCCTCCGAGGGGGCTTTTTCCGCCGACGAGAGCGCCGACTCGCTCATGATGTGACGGCGTCCCGGCAGACGGCGCCAGGGGGAGCCGCATGATCGCTGTGGCCAACGAAATGTTCAAGCTGACGCCCGACTGGACGCTCCCTGTCCAGACGGCGATCTTCGTCCTGGCAGTCTTCGCCCTCTCGTATCTTGTCTTTTCACCCATCCGCAGGATAATCGAGAGGCGCAGGGAGTTCACGACCGAGGCGAAACGGGAGGCGGAGACGCTCGTCGCGGAGGCCGGGCAGCTGGACGAGGGGCGCAGGGAGGTGCTGGCCATGGCCCTGACAGAGGCGCAGGCCGAGCGGGCGAAGCGACTCGCCGAGGCGCACAGGGTGGCGGACAGCACGGTGGCGGCTGCCAGGGAAAGCTCGAGGGATATAATTTCCGAAGCGGCAAAGGGCGCAGAGGCGACGAGGGCCTCTCTCGATATCGAGGCGGGCGGCTGCGCGGAAGAGATAGCGGAGGCCATGGCCGAGCGCATCGCTCACTGATGCGGCGGGCTTGCCAGGGGGATGGATTGGGCATGACCGGTCCTCTCATATTAAGGGTTGTCAACTTCTCGATCCTGGCATTTTTCCTGCTGAGGGTGATGGGCAGATCCATGCGCCAGTTTTTCTTCGCAAAGCACAGGAGGGTGAGGAGGCAGATGATCGAATCGGTGGTTGCGCTCAAGGCGGCCAGGACGACCCTCGCAGAGAGCCGCGAGACCTACGAGCGGCTGCCCGGGGAAATAGCGGCAAGGCGCGGCGCGATAGCGGCCCGCGCCGCGAAGGAGTGCGAGGCGGTCATGGAGGAGGCCCGATTCAAGGCGGATCAGGTGGTCGAGGGGGCCGGCAGGCTCGCCATGGAGGAGAGGCAGAGGGCGGAACGCGTGGTGAAGGAGAGGCTTCTCGACGGGGCCTTCGGTCTCATCGACGCGAAGCTCGCGGGGATGTTTGGAAAAGAGCGCCGGCAGGCGATGGCAAAGAGCGGGCTCGATGAGCTCGAGAAGGCCTGCGCCGGCCGATGAACGGGGGTGGCATTGGACCTCAAGGAGAGATCTCTCGCCAGGAGATACGCACGCGGGCTCGTCGATGCGGCCGCAGGGCTCGCTGGGCTGGCCGAACAGATGAGCTCGCTCGCAGAGGCCTGCGGCTCGGTGCCGGGCCTTGTGAGGGCGCTCTCCGACGAGAGGCGGAGTTTCGCCGCGAGGTCGAAGATGGCATCTGCGTGCGCGAAGGAGATCGGCCTCTCGCGCGAAGCGGAGTCGGCCGTCCTCCTCATGATCAAAAAGGGGAGGGCAAAACTCATACCGCTGGTCGCGGAAGAGGCCGTCGAGATGATCTTTCGCATCGAGGGGAAGCAAAGGGCGAAGCTCAGGGTTGCCGAGGCTTCGCTCGCCGGTGATATCAGATCCAGGGTCGAGGGGGCGCTCTCCGCATCGACCGGCATGAAGGTGGAGTGCGACGTGGACGTCGACCCGTCGCTCATGGCGGGCTTCGATGTTAGGCTGGGCGACATGCACTTCGACGCGTCGGCCGCCGGCAGGCTCTCGAGGCTCAGGGGCGTGCTCTATTCGCACGACAAGGAGCGCTGATGGAGATCAGGGCAGACGAGGTGAGCCGCATCATCAGGGAGCAGATCCGCGAGTTCGGGTCAGGCCCCTCGGCCGACGAGACAGGCCAGATCGTGACGGTCGGAGACGGGATCGCCTACGTGTACGGTCTCTCGGGGGCCATGGCCGGCGAGCTTCTGGATTTCGGCCACGGCGTCGTGGGGATCGCGATGAACCTCGAGGAGGACATGGTCGGCGCGGCGATCATGGGCGACGACGTGAAGCTCAAGGAGGGCGACGAGGTCAAGAGGATGAAGCGCATCGCCTCCGTCCCAGTGGGGGAGGCGATGCTGGGCCGAGTGGTCGACGCGCTCGGCAGGCCGATAGACGGCGGCCCCCCCGTGGATTCGCCGACCATGAGGAACCTTGAGGGCAAGGCGCCGGGGGTCGTGCAGCGCAGGCCTGTCTGCGAGCCGATCTTCACCGGCATCAAGGCGATAGACGCGCTCACCCCGATAGGCAGGGGGCAGCGCGAGCTGGTGATAGGCGACCGCCAGACCGGCAAGACCGCCCTGGCGGTGGACGCGATCATAAACCAGAAGGGGGCGGGCGTACTCTGCATATACGTCGCCATAGGCCAGAAGGTCTCGACAGTCGCCAGGGTGGTGGACAAGCTGAGGGCCCACGGCGCCATGGAGTACACGGCCGTGGTCGTCGCAGGGGCGTCGGAGCCGGCGGCCCTGCAGTACCTCGCGCCGTTTGCGGGCGTGGCCATTGGCGAGCACTTCATGGAGTCGCGCAGGCACGCGCTCGTGGTGTACGACGACCTCTCCAAGCACGCGGTAGCGTACAGGGAGCTCGCCCTGCTGCTCCGCAGGCCGCCCGGCAGGGACGCCTATCCGGGCGACATCTTCTACCTGCATTCGAGGCTGCTCGAGCGCGCGGCGAGGCTCTCGGACGAGCTGGGGGGCGGTTCGCTCACCGCAATACCGATAGTGGAGACGCAGGCGGGCGACATATCGGCGTACATACCGACGAACGTGATCTCCATCACCGACGGCCAGATATACCTCGACTCAGACCTGTTCTACTCGGGGCAGAGGCCGGCCATCAACGCCGGCCTCTCGGTCTCGAGGGTCGGCGGCGCCGCGCAGACCAGGGCCATGAAGCGAGTCGCGGGGACGCTCAGGCTCGACCTCGCCCAGTACAGGGAGATGAAGTCGTTCGCGCAGTTCGGGGCGGAGCTCGACGAGTCGACGAGGCGGCAGATAGGCAGGGGCGAGAGGCTCACCGAGCTCCTCAAGCAGAAGCAGTACAGGCCCATGCGGATCTCCGAGCAGGTGATACAGATCTACTGCGGGGTGACCGGCCACCTCGACGGCATCAGGCTCGACCAGGTCGCACAGTTCGCGGACGGGCTCCTGAGGCATGTGGAGGAGAGCGACGACGAGCTGGTGAAGAAGATGG
Encoded proteins:
- a CDS encoding ParB/RepB/Spo0J family partition protein; this encodes MQAKRGLGRGLESLIPPPMVAAEDGALDSAGFRQIPIDRIVPNRLQPRTVFDEERLRELADSIGEQGILQPLAVSPLPDGRYELIAGERRLRASRMAGLEKVPAVVKQVDNEGMLALSIIENIQREDLNPIEEAHAYRELMELFKYTQDDVAKKVGRSRAAVANSVRLLALPQLIQEDVANGRYSAGHARAILAVEKIHDRLKLRERILRDTPTVRDVEKMVQSYASGDNRRRRRKAQLSPQLAEIADNLKQFLGTKVQISTSGVGGRITIDYYSPQDLDRIYTTIACSREAAAACEA
- a CDS encoding polymer-forming cytoskeletal protein, with translation MARNNRDANQINGLIDRGCSVEGKLAFDGTVQINGDFTGEILSDGTLIVGPEAKISARIQIDTIIIEGSVQGTVEAKQKVELRRGANLTGDIEAPALVVEEGAVFQGRSQMLLGASTQVRAAGEMPASEGAFSADESADSLMM
- a CDS encoding F0F1 ATP synthase subunit delta, with the protein product MDLKERSLARRYARGLVDAAAGLAGLAEQMSSLAEACGSVPGLVRALSDERRSFAARSKMASACAKEIGLSREAESAVLLMIKKGRAKLIPLVAEEAVEMIFRIEGKQRAKLRVAEASLAGDIRSRVEGALSASTGMKVECDVDVDPSLMAGFDVRLGDMHFDASAAGRLSRLRGVLYSHDKER
- a CDS encoding F0F1 ATP synthase subunit alpha → MEIRADEVSRIIREQIREFGSGPSADETGQIVTVGDGIAYVYGLSGAMAGELLDFGHGVVGIAMNLEEDMVGAAIMGDDVKLKEGDEVKRMKRIASVPVGEAMLGRVVDALGRPIDGGPPVDSPTMRNLEGKAPGVVQRRPVCEPIFTGIKAIDALTPIGRGQRELVIGDRQTGKTALAVDAIINQKGAGVLCIYVAIGQKVSTVARVVDKLRAHGAMEYTAVVVAGASEPAALQYLAPFAGVAIGEHFMESRRHALVVYDDLSKHAVAYRELALLLRRPPGRDAYPGDIFYLHSRLLERAARLSDELGGGSLTAIPIVETQAGDISAYIPTNVISITDGQIYLDSDLFYSGQRPAINAGLSVSRVGGAAQTRAMKRVAGTLRLDLAQYREMKSFAQFGAELDESTRRQIGRGERLTELLKQKQYRPMRISEQVIQIYCGVTGHLDGIRLDQVAQFADGLLRHVEESDDELVKKMESSGDLDVLSSQRLEAHIEEFKKQFVPVAQEAAP